The Sporosarcina luteola genome contains a region encoding:
- a CDS encoding DUF5658 family protein, with product MDTVKAMPTSKDRLLNTCFLLFCLCMIDAIFTDFGIRYGHIEEANPLVRSLYDINIIAFYLMKSSLPIILFLFMKYMKPSVVVKNLLIVALIIYTIVIFIHISWIIIVTAFI from the coding sequence ATGGACACGGTCAAGGCGATGCCAACATCCAAGGACAGGTTATTGAATACGTGCTTTCTTTTATTTTGCCTATGCATGATTGATGCAATCTTTACTGATTTCGGCATCCGTTACGGTCATATTGAAGAAGCGAATCCATTAGTCCGTTCCCTGTACGATATAAATATCATTGCATTCTATTTGATGAAGTCAAGTCTTCCAATTATACTCTTCCTATTTATGAAATACATGAAACCCTCAGTAGTAGTAAAAAATCTACTAATTGTTGCACTGATCATCTATACAATCGTTATCTTCATCCACATTTCCTGGATCATTATCGTCACTGCATTCATTTAG
- a CDS encoding rhodanese-related sulfurtransferase, which yields METGAYRVLLYYKYVHIEDPETFVAEHLAFCKELGLKGRILIGEEGINGTCSGTIEQTDAYMEKMHNDERFKDLWFKIDETDGHAFKKMHVRYRQEIVNLSLEEDINPLELTGEYLKPEEFLERMQDENTIVLDTRNDYEYDLGHFRGAIRPDVETFRDLPQWVQENREMFEGKKVLAYCTGGIRCEKFTGWMKREGFEDVAHLQGGIVTYGKDPVAKGQLWDGQCYVFDERIAVPINQVEHVIVGRDHFDGTPCERYVNCANPECNAKILCSEENEHFYMRSCSDECRTHPRNRYFVEQNLTVDEFNNRIEAIAAKRNEATAAI from the coding sequence ATGGAAACAGGAGCATATCGGGTATTGTTGTACTATAAATATGTACACATCGAAGACCCAGAAACATTTGTTGCCGAACATTTGGCTTTTTGTAAGGAATTAGGATTGAAAGGCCGTATTCTAATCGGTGAAGAAGGCATCAACGGTACATGTTCCGGAACGATTGAACAGACGGATGCTTACATGGAGAAGATGCATAACGATGAACGCTTCAAAGATCTTTGGTTCAAGATTGATGAAACAGATGGACATGCGTTCAAGAAGATGCACGTTCGCTATCGTCAGGAAATTGTAAACCTGAGCTTGGAGGAAGACATTAACCCATTGGAATTGACTGGCGAATATTTGAAGCCTGAAGAATTCTTGGAGCGGATGCAAGACGAAAACACGATTGTGTTGGATACGAGAAATGATTACGAGTATGATCTTGGTCATTTCAGAGGTGCTATTCGACCTGATGTTGAGACATTCCGTGACCTTCCGCAATGGGTCCAAGAAAACAGGGAAATGTTTGAAGGGAAGAAAGTTCTTGCGTACTGTACAGGCGGAATCAGATGTGAGAAGTTCACAGGCTGGATGAAGCGTGAAGGTTTCGAGGACGTTGCCCACCTGCAAGGTGGAATTGTCACTTACGGCAAAGATCCAGTAGCGAAAGGCCAGCTTTGGGACGGACAATGCTACGTATTCGACGAAAGGATTGCGGTTCCGATCAATCAAGTTGAACATGTCATCGTTGGTCGTGATCATTTTGACGGTACACCTTGCGAGAGATATGTGAACTGTGCAAACCCTGAGTGCAATGCAAAAATATTATGCTCTGAAGAAAACGAGCATTTCTATATGCGCAGCTGTTCGGACGAATGCCGAACACATCCGCGCAACCGCTATTTTGTCGAACAGAATTTGACGGTGGATGAATTTAACAATAGAATTGAAGCGATTGCAGCTAAAAGGAACGAAGCAACTGCTGCTATATAA
- a CDS encoding polysaccharide deacetylase family protein, whose product MKRKHHKARSVWIDITFSTAIVLLTVSAILLVFTPEKSLTASQPDEKETTSSIPMETEQIDSNYPGIKIITKTSNDINAPYAIQYPQSIHTIFNSEVKKYIEEVQERYLETMIEKKRLDENMSGELNVSYETLPHASGNYSFVFLNSSSFSDSESGKMEIRSFHLNPETGESFSIRDLFAGDSNRLQTLASSVRRAIHKDDSLQEHIIEDGLEKYTEPRWMNYRNFAITDDVLIIYFDENTIADSLVGPPIVSVPIDAINELLASAFKPEDREDTIEIPNQGSQDSSNEEQNNEHSDKPTESDTEGDDQSKDSPPVETVHKKVALTFDDGPDPKVTRQILETLQKHDAKATFFMLGSRVEYYSDIVNEIKDAGHELGNHTWTHADLTKLEPERIAKEIDKTSAIIEDVTGQKVEAFRPPYGAVNDTVHNIAGIPVVLWDVDTQDWKYRDPARILQVVKENVKDRSIILLHDIHQSTADGLDAVLTYLKNEGYDFVTVKELEESSP is encoded by the coding sequence ATGAAAAGAAAGCATCACAAAGCACGATCGGTATGGATTGATATCACTTTTTCCACCGCCATTGTCCTATTGACAGTAAGCGCCATACTTCTCGTATTCACACCAGAGAAAAGCCTTACCGCTTCACAGCCTGATGAGAAGGAAACGACCTCATCCATCCCTATGGAAACGGAACAAATAGATTCCAACTATCCAGGCATCAAGATCATTACAAAAACATCAAACGACATAAACGCTCCTTATGCCATCCAATATCCGCAAAGCATACATACTATTTTCAATTCGGAAGTCAAAAAATATATTGAAGAAGTTCAGGAAAGATACCTTGAAACGATGATTGAGAAGAAACGGCTTGATGAAAATATGTCAGGGGAATTGAACGTCTCCTATGAAACGCTGCCCCATGCCTCAGGGAATTACTCCTTTGTCTTTCTTAATAGCAGCAGCTTCAGCGATTCGGAATCAGGCAAAATGGAAATCCGTTCATTCCATTTGAACCCCGAGACGGGAGAAAGCTTCTCTATAAGGGACTTATTTGCAGGAGATTCCAACCGCCTGCAGACACTCGCTTCATCAGTGCGTCGGGCAATTCATAAAGATGATTCGTTGCAGGAACATATTATTGAGGATGGATTGGAAAAATATACGGAGCCCAGGTGGATGAATTATAGGAATTTCGCCATCACGGATGATGTACTCATTATCTACTTCGATGAAAATACGATAGCGGATAGCTTGGTTGGACCACCAATCGTCTCCGTTCCTATTGATGCAATAAACGAATTGCTAGCTTCGGCGTTCAAGCCCGAGGACAGAGAAGATACAATTGAAATCCCGAATCAGGGTTCACAGGATTCATCGAATGAAGAACAAAACAATGAGCACTCCGACAAGCCAACTGAATCGGATACAGAAGGCGATGATCAATCAAAAGATTCTCCTCCTGTTGAAACCGTCCATAAAAAGGTCGCTTTGACATTTGATGACGGTCCTGATCCGAAAGTGACGAGACAAATTTTAGAAACCCTTCAAAAACACGATGCAAAAGCAACATTCTTCATGCTTGGCAGCCGTGTCGAATACTACTCGGACATTGTAAATGAAATTAAGGATGCCGGCCATGAATTGGGCAACCATACTTGGACACATGCAGATTTGACCAAATTAGAACCTGAACGCATCGCTAAAGAGATTGATAAGACTTCCGCTATCATCGAGGATGTGACCGGACAAAAAGTCGAAGCATTCCGACCTCCCTATGGAGCTGTCAATGACACCGTTCACAATATAGCCGGAATACCGGTCGTATTATGGGATGTAGATACGCAAGATTGGAAATACCGTGATCCCGCTAGAATTCTACAAGTCGTGAAAGAGAATGTGAAGGATCGCAGCATCATACTCTTGCATGACATCCACCAATCGACTGCCGATGGACTTGATGCTGTTCTGACGTATTTGAAAAATGAAGGTTATGATTTCGTCACTGTCAAAGAATTAGAAGAGTCATCCCCCTGA
- the pssA gene encoding CDP-diacylglycerol--serine O-phosphatidyltransferase, translating to MFLSRYLDYTKIKGQVANSITITNLSFGIIAIILIARDLGHMSLVFIFLAALFDRFDGMAARHFHSESMFGKELDSLSDIVSFGVAPALLIYMTDLSSMLWVGIAATVFYIAAGAIRLARYNVKEFDGSFYGLPITAAGVLLTLTYFLSPYIGPPFFVIIMVVLGLAMVSNVRIAKV from the coding sequence ATGTTTTTATCTAGATACTTAGATTATACGAAAATAAAAGGCCAAGTGGCGAATTCAATCACAATTACAAACTTAAGCTTTGGAATCATCGCAATCATTCTTATCGCCCGGGATCTTGGCCATATGAGCTTGGTGTTCATTTTCCTTGCAGCTCTTTTCGACCGTTTCGATGGAATGGCAGCACGGCACTTTCATTCTGAATCGATGTTTGGCAAAGAACTAGATTCATTAAGTGATATTGTATCATTCGGGGTAGCTCCTGCGCTTTTAATCTATATGACTGATTTATCCTCGATGCTTTGGGTAGGAATTGCAGCAACTGTCTTTTATATCGCCGCTGGAGCCATCCGTCTCGCTCGCTACAATGTAAAGGAATTTGATGGTTCCTTTTATGGACTGCCGATTACGGCAGCTGGTGTTTTGTTGACATTGACATACTTTCTCAGTCCATATATCGGACCTCCGTTTTTCGTTATAATCATGGTCGTACTTGGCTTGGCAATGGTGAGCAATGTTAGAATTGCAAAGGTTTAA
- a CDS encoding restriction endonuclease, whose product MTNNKTISQTELSKRFGWTESKGRQWIKKFQRYLPFEETGIYKYYDEEAYEFLKKVKKLNDAHLSLNEIENIFEEQGVPSSEIEINRIISEKNRLTIIESKVLTTMPSSKDLVIPILLVMSDEDLYIATKLNEGVANHFKLIEEQINFSYPDSKETVFVSRMRATRFSLQKKGYIEEVGKHTYRITKDGLDLLNESEIEIQEELEELEQVVDPIKVINEQLVELDKYLIDKILTELQKVHWKRFESIVVELLTAMGYGDGEVTQSTNDEGLDGIIKEDKLGLDNIYVQAKRWINTVGRPDIMAFVGALEGRSASKGVFITTSSFSQGANDYVKVLPYKKVILIDGNKLARYMLDYNVGVTIKRKVLIKEVDFTFFEGE is encoded by the coding sequence ATGACGAATAATAAAACCATCAGTCAAACAGAGCTATCTAAAAGATTTGGTTGGACTGAATCAAAAGGAAGACAGTGGATTAAAAAGTTCCAAAGATATCTACCCTTTGAAGAAACAGGAATTTATAAGTACTACGATGAAGAAGCATATGAATTTTTAAAGAAGGTTAAGAAATTAAATGACGCACATTTAAGTTTAAATGAAATTGAAAATATTTTTGAAGAACAAGGAGTTCCAAGTTCTGAGATTGAAATAAACAGAATAATTTCAGAAAAGAATAGACTAACAATAATCGAGAGTAAAGTTTTAACGACAATGCCTTCTTCTAAAGATTTAGTCATCCCAATATTATTGGTAATGTCAGATGAAGATTTATACATTGCGACTAAGTTGAATGAGGGAGTTGCAAATCATTTTAAATTGATAGAAGAACAAATTAATTTTTCGTATCCCGATAGCAAAGAAACAGTATTTGTGAGTCGTATGAGGGCAACGAGATTTTCATTACAGAAAAAAGGATATATAGAAGAAGTAGGAAAACATACCTACCGAATTACTAAAGATGGTTTAGATTTGCTTAATGAAAGTGAAATTGAGATTCAAGAAGAACTAGAAGAATTAGAACAAGTGGTAGATCCGATAAAAGTAATTAACGAGCAATTAGTAGAACTTGATAAGTATTTGATAGATAAGATCCTTACAGAACTTCAGAAAGTCCATTGGAAAAGGTTTGAAAGCATAGTTGTGGAACTATTAACTGCAATGGGTTACGGGGATGGAGAAGTAACTCAAAGTACAAATGATGAGGGTCTTGATGGAATAATAAAAGAAGATAAACTTGGTTTGGATAATATTTATGTTCAAGCTAAACGTTGGATAAACACCGTTGGCAGACCCGATATAATGGCGTTTGTAGGTGCTTTAGAAGGGAGAAGTGCTAGTAAGGGTGTCTTTATTACTACATCTAGTTTTTCTCAAGGTGCGAATGACTATGTTAAAGTTCTTCCTTATAAGAAAGTTATCTTGATTGATGGTAACAAATTAGCTAGATATATGTTAGATTATAATGTTGGTGTCACTATCAAGCGTAAGGTATTAATTAAAGAAGTTGATTTCACATTCTTTGAAGGTGAGTAA
- a CDS encoding NAD(P)/FAD-dependent oxidoreductase: MSNEIVDITIIGGGPTGLFASFYAGMREMSVKIIDSLPQLGGQLIELYPDKFIYDVGGFPKILAKDLVANLVTQAHYSKPEIHLGETALSVTRDGDHFILQTDKGVHLTRTILLTAGIGAFQPRKIGLAEEAEFEGKTLHYGIKDLSQFKGKDVLVCGGGDSAVDWAMMLEDIASNVSLVHRRERFTAHETSVNQLMSSKVNVLTSRAVKSIVGEDGIVREVVIAQKDGSEEALHVDHVIVNYGNISSLGAIKEWGLEMDRNSIVVNSRMETNIEGIYAAGDVTTYDGKVKLIAVGLGEAPTAVNHAKAFIDPKARLQPLHSTSVFN, from the coding sequence ATGAGCAATGAGATAGTCGATATTACAATTATAGGCGGGGGACCAACAGGACTTTTTGCTTCGTTCTACGCGGGCATGCGGGAAATGTCGGTTAAAATCATTGATAGCTTGCCGCAGCTTGGCGGACAGTTAATCGAGCTGTATCCGGATAAGTTCATTTATGACGTTGGCGGCTTCCCGAAAATCCTCGCGAAGGATCTTGTCGCAAATCTTGTTACACAAGCACATTATTCAAAACCTGAAATCCACCTAGGTGAAACTGCGCTTTCCGTGACACGTGATGGAGACCACTTCATCCTCCAAACGGATAAAGGAGTCCATTTGACACGCACAATCCTTTTGACTGCTGGGATTGGTGCTTTCCAGCCACGTAAAATCGGATTGGCAGAAGAAGCTGAGTTTGAAGGAAAGACATTACATTACGGAATTAAAGACTTATCCCAGTTTAAAGGAAAAGACGTGCTTGTATGCGGCGGAGGGGATTCGGCAGTGGACTGGGCAATGATGCTTGAAGATATCGCATCGAATGTATCACTTGTCCACCGGCGCGAACGATTTACAGCGCATGAAACAAGCGTGAACCAATTGATGTCCTCGAAAGTCAATGTTCTCACTTCCCGTGCTGTAAAGTCGATAGTCGGGGAAGATGGCATCGTTAGAGAAGTCGTCATCGCCCAAAAGGACGGTTCAGAAGAAGCATTGCACGTGGACCACGTCATCGTCAATTATGGCAATATTTCATCCCTCGGAGCAATCAAAGAGTGGGGGCTTGAGATGGACCGCAACTCAATCGTCGTCAATTCTAGAATGGAAACGAATATAGAAGGCATTTATGCAGCAGGGGACGTCACGACATATGACGGGAAAGTAAAGCTGATTGCTGTCGGTTTAGGTGAAGCTCCAACAGCCGTGAACCATGCAAAAGCATTCATCGATCCGAAAGCACGACTGCAACCATTGCACAGTACAAGTGTCTTCAACTAA
- a CDS encoding DUF368 domain-containing protein, which translates to MEWKNIYRGFLMGISDLIPGVSGGTIAFILGIYDRLLVAISGFFSREWKKHIGFLLPLGIGVGLTLLLFSRVIDFLLKEYPQPTQFFFLGLIIGVVPYISRQAGVRKNFKIGHFILLLLVGAALAATVFIKPAETGIITSLTLQNTLGLFLAGWAGSMAMLLPGVSGSFVLLLLGVYSTAINALSTFNIPIIIVIGAGVIVGFIISSKAIHYLLNKFTHAMFAIIIGLIIGSVFVIYPGIPESGTPFVMSVIALITGLIVANIFNAISPSAK; encoded by the coding sequence ATGGAATGGAAAAACATTTATCGCGGATTCCTGATGGGAATCAGCGACTTGATTCCGGGAGTGAGCGGGGGGACAATCGCGTTTATTCTTGGTATATATGATCGATTATTAGTTGCAATCAGCGGCTTTTTCAGTCGTGAGTGGAAAAAGCATATCGGCTTTTTACTACCGTTAGGCATTGGCGTCGGTTTGACATTGTTGCTCTTCAGCAGGGTCATCGACTTCTTGTTGAAAGAATACCCCCAACCTACGCAATTTTTCTTTTTGGGACTGATCATCGGTGTCGTGCCGTACATTTCAAGGCAGGCGGGTGTCAGGAAGAACTTTAAAATTGGCCATTTCATCCTCTTGCTACTCGTCGGTGCTGCTTTGGCTGCGACAGTATTCATCAAGCCGGCAGAAACGGGAATCATTACATCGTTAACCTTGCAGAACACGCTCGGTTTGTTTTTGGCAGGATGGGCAGGAAGCATGGCGATGCTGTTGCCGGGTGTGAGCGGTTCGTTTGTTTTACTGCTACTCGGTGTTTACTCGACGGCAATCAATGCGCTATCCACCTTTAACATTCCAATCATCATCGTTATCGGGGCTGGAGTCATTGTCGGCTTCATTATTAGCAGCAAGGCAATCCATTATTTATTAAATAAATTCACTCATGCCATGTTTGCAATCATTATTGGCTTGATCATTGGTTCAGTATTTGTCATTTATCCTGGCATCCCTGAAAGCGGGACGCCATTTGTAATGAGCGTCATTGCTCTCATCACCGGTTTGATTGTTGCAAATATATTCAATGCAATTAGCCCATCTGCTAAATGA
- a CDS encoding catalase, with amino-acid sequence MTSNDNHSQKKLTTAAGAPVVDNQNSMTAGPRGPVLLQDVWLIEKLAHFDREVIPERRMHAKGSGAYGTFTVTNDISQYTRAKLFSEVGKKTDMFARFSTVAGERGAADAERDIRGFALKFYTEEGNWDLVGNNTPVFFFRDPLQFPDLNHAVKRDPRTNMRSATNNWDFWTSLPEALHQVTIVMSERGIPKTYRHMHGFGSHTYSMINANNERVWVKFHFRSQQGIENLTDEQATELIGTDRETHQRDLLESIDSGNFPKWKMYIQVMTEEQALNMPYNPFDLTKVWYKGDFPLIEVGEFELNRNPDNYFAEVEQAAFTPAAIVPGIGFSPDKMLQARLFSYGDAQRYRLGVNHHQIPVNAPKCPFHSFHRDGAMRVDGNHGSRTSYEPNSFGEWREQPDFKEPPLKIYDDAAHWDFRQDDDDYFTQPGKLFNLMDDEQKELLFGNTARNLGDAPNEIKYRHIRHCYQADPAYGAGVAAALGISMDDVLVKQEVTSNQ; translated from the coding sequence ATGACAAGCAATGATAATCATTCTCAAAAGAAACTGACAACCGCTGCTGGGGCACCTGTAGTGGACAACCAAAACTCGATGACTGCGGGGCCTCGTGGGCCTGTACTTTTGCAGGATGTTTGGTTGATTGAAAAACTAGCGCATTTCGACCGTGAAGTCATTCCTGAACGACGCATGCATGCAAAAGGATCCGGTGCTTACGGAACTTTCACGGTGACAAATGATATTTCTCAATACACAAGAGCGAAGTTGTTCTCTGAGGTCGGCAAAAAGACGGATATGTTTGCCCGTTTTTCAACAGTTGCAGGCGAACGAGGAGCTGCTGATGCTGAGCGTGACATCCGTGGATTCGCGCTTAAGTTTTATACGGAAGAAGGTAACTGGGATCTTGTTGGAAACAATACACCGGTCTTCTTCTTTAGAGACCCCCTTCAATTCCCTGACTTGAACCATGCCGTTAAAAGGGATCCGCGCACGAATATGAGAAGTGCGACAAACAACTGGGATTTCTGGACTTCCCTTCCTGAAGCGCTGCACCAAGTAACCATCGTCATGAGTGAACGCGGAATTCCGAAGACATATCGCCATATGCACGGATTCGGCAGTCACACGTACAGCATGATTAATGCAAACAATGAGCGTGTATGGGTGAAATTCCATTTCCGTTCCCAGCAAGGGATTGAGAATTTGACGGACGAGCAGGCAACTGAATTGATCGGCACGGACCGCGAAACTCACCAACGGGATTTGTTAGAAAGCATCGATAGCGGCAACTTCCCTAAATGGAAGATGTATATTCAAGTGATGACTGAAGAGCAGGCATTGAACATGCCTTATAACCCGTTCGATTTGACGAAAGTCTGGTATAAAGGCGACTTCCCTCTTATCGAAGTGGGCGAATTCGAATTGAACCGTAATCCGGATAACTACTTTGCAGAAGTCGAGCAAGCCGCGTTTACACCTGCTGCAATCGTTCCCGGCATCGGCTTCTCACCTGATAAAATGTTGCAGGCAAGATTATTCTCTTATGGTGACGCCCAGCGTTATCGCCTCGGCGTTAACCATCATCAGATCCCGGTCAACGCTCCAAAATGCCCATTCCATAGTTTCCATCGTGATGGCGCGATGCGAGTGGATGGCAACCATGGAAGCAGGACTTCCTATGAACCGAACAGCTTCGGAGAATGGAGAGAACAGCCTGATTTCAAAGAGCCGCCGCTTAAAATCTATGACGATGCAGCGCACTGGGATTTCCGTCAGGATGACGATGATTACTTCACGCAACCTGGCAAGCTGTTTAATTTGATGGACGATGAACAAAAGGAGTTATTATTCGGTAATACCGCCCGCAACCTTGGCGACGCCCCAAATGAAATCAAATACCGCCATATCCGCCACTGTTACCAAGCAGATCCCGCTTATGGCGCAGGCGTTGCCGCTGCACTCGGCATATCAATGGACGATGTATTGGTTAAACAAGAAGTTACAAGCAATCAATAA
- a CDS encoding DUF1648 domain-containing protein — translation MVLSLFLVIILFLIVMQAAIPYLLKNTIVFGVTIPEGHTDDKTLVRYKKTYSATIFFIGLIGLLIYVIWAIGNNLQEDKIVFTGLILQFGILLISMGLYLYFHIKTMKRKRDHKWGDNLKRVRVADLTSRSNDEMLPSLMFALPIPITLGLIVYTAIQYGAMPDMIPTHWGPNGQPDAFTAKNPFSVIALLLILGIMQVMMLAINYFTKKSGVKLNASKRSTSRIQQLSFRKYTSWLLFLVSISMTILFGFFQLTTIHENLGGPTFMMMMPLGFLFIILIATAVYAFKVGQGGSRVQLDIDEEPIAGVTDYDDDAYWKAGVFYVNKNDPSILVEKRFGVGWTLNFGNPIGYLIIIGPLLVILGIAYLLD, via the coding sequence ATGGTACTTTCATTATTCTTGGTAATCATCTTATTTTTGATCGTTATGCAGGCAGCTATTCCTTACCTTTTGAAGAATACAATTGTTTTCGGAGTGACGATACCAGAGGGTCATACCGATGATAAAACGCTCGTCAGGTACAAGAAAACCTATTCAGCAACTATCTTTTTCATCGGGTTGATAGGTCTCCTCATTTATGTAATTTGGGCAATCGGGAATAATTTGCAGGAAGACAAGATCGTTTTCACCGGATTGATCCTTCAGTTCGGAATCCTCTTGATCAGCATGGGACTTTACTTGTATTTTCATATTAAGACGATGAAAAGAAAACGGGATCATAAATGGGGAGACAACTTAAAAAGAGTACGGGTCGCAGATTTGACGAGCCGTTCCAATGATGAAATGCTCCCTTCCCTCATGTTTGCATTGCCTATTCCCATTACACTCGGTTTGATCGTCTATACAGCGATCCAATACGGCGCCATGCCGGATATGATACCGACCCATTGGGGCCCTAACGGACAACCGGATGCTTTCACTGCGAAAAACCCATTTTCCGTTATTGCGCTACTGCTCATTCTAGGAATCATGCAGGTTATGATGCTAGCAATCAATTATTTTACGAAGAAGTCCGGAGTGAAACTGAATGCGTCGAAAAGGAGTACTTCGCGCATCCAACAATTATCGTTCAGAAAGTACACTAGCTGGCTACTGTTTTTAGTATCCATTTCAATGACGATTCTTTTCGGCTTTTTCCAATTGACAACGATTCACGAAAATTTGGGAGGACCTACCTTCATGATGATGATGCCTTTAGGATTTCTATTCATCATCTTAATCGCAACAGCAGTGTACGCATTCAAAGTCGGCCAAGGGGGCTCCCGGGTGCAGCTTGACATTGACGAGGAACCCATCGCGGGTGTTACTGATTATGACGATGACGCCTATTGGAAAGCAGGCGTATTCTATGTAAATAAAAACGACCCTTCCATCCTTGTAGAAAAGAGGTTCGGGGTCGGATGGACGTTGAACTTCGGAAATCCCATCGGTTATTTGATCATCATCGGTCCATTGCTTGTCATATTGGGAATTGCATATTTACTGGATTGA
- the asd gene encoding archaetidylserine decarboxylase (Phosphatidylserine decarboxylase is synthesized as a single chain precursor. Generation of the pyruvoyl active site from a Ser is coupled to cleavage of a Gly-Ser bond between the larger (beta) and smaller (alpha chains). It is an integral membrane protein.): protein MKKIVFKRFVELSGHPASSTLLKTIARSRLSRKLIKPFAKTYHINEEEAEFPIDHYDSLQAYFTRNLKKGSRPIDERPNILTSPVDGVVTEFGTIGMNQTFMIKNHLYSINQVLGDEKRALPFNGGFFYVFYLSPSHYHHFHYPYDGEILSRYALGTTSFPVNDLGLRLGNQPFATNYRIISELMTTHGRMAMIKVGALNVNSIHILDSSTSCKKGEEFGYFSFGSTVILFLENNGSFRPTIPVNSEVKVGQSVGEW from the coding sequence ATGAAAAAAATAGTATTTAAACGCTTTGTCGAATTGAGCGGACATCCCGCATCTTCCACTTTATTAAAAACAATTGCCCGCTCACGCCTAAGTCGGAAACTCATCAAACCGTTTGCGAAGACATACCATATTAACGAAGAGGAAGCAGAATTTCCAATAGATCATTATGATAGCCTTCAAGCTTATTTTACGCGTAATTTGAAAAAGGGTTCACGGCCGATCGACGAGCGCCCCAATATACTGACTTCCCCGGTTGACGGTGTTGTCACGGAATTTGGAACGATCGGTATGAATCAGACATTTATGATAAAGAACCATCTATATAGTATAAACCAAGTTTTGGGAGATGAAAAGAGAGCACTTCCATTTAACGGTGGATTCTTTTATGTTTTTTATCTCTCCCCAAGCCATTATCATCATTTCCATTATCCATACGACGGTGAAATTCTATCGAGATATGCTCTCGGAACAACTTCCTTCCCGGTAAATGATCTTGGTTTACGGCTAGGCAACCAGCCTTTTGCGACAAACTACCGAATCATTTCAGAACTTATGACGACTCATGGAAGGATGGCTATGATTAAAGTGGGGGCTCTGAATGTGAATAGCATTCATATTTTGGATTCCTCCACTTCTTGTAAAAAAGGCGAGGAGTTCGGCTACTTCTCATTTGGATCAACTGTCATTTTATTTTTAGAGAATAACGGCTCCTTCCGACCTACGATTCCGGTGAATTCCGAAGTGAAGGTGGGACAATCCGTCGGAGAATGGTGA
- a CDS encoding GntR family transcriptional regulator: protein MFIQIEPTSEIPIYTQLANQLIELIASGTIKASEALPSVRSLAADLGVNMHTVNKAYHELERKNIIEIIPKSGAIINSISTKGPSDMQLDLIKLHLKPLIAESIVYGMDKEQILSLTSSIISEITEG from the coding sequence ATGTTCATTCAAATCGAACCGACCTCAGAAATCCCGATATATACTCAGTTGGCGAATCAATTGATTGAATTAATTGCTTCAGGGACAATAAAGGCTTCCGAAGCTTTGCCTTCCGTCCGGTCCCTAGCGGCTGATCTAGGCGTGAATATGCATACAGTAAACAAAGCGTATCATGAACTGGAAAGGAAAAATATTATTGAAATCATTCCAAAATCGGGCGCAATTATCAATTCGATATCCACTAAAGGCCCGAGTGATATGCAACTAGACCTTATCAAATTGCATTTGAAGCCGCTTATTGCAGAATCGATCGTTTATGGCATGGACAAGGAACAGATTTTATCACTCACTTCATCAATCATTTCGGAAATTACGGAGGGATGA